Proteins from a genomic interval of Zingiber officinale cultivar Zhangliang chromosome 1B, Zo_v1.1, whole genome shotgun sequence:
- the LOC121985418 gene encoding uncharacterized protein LOC121985418 isoform X2 produces MALFASLADKIGGVVKGIFPPKGADSSRHNPIKEVKNLHQEAISEIMKLADKQGNIEDMLPFKFGKGWPSLKRTTQVKGIIDVVGFLMFGENDVQQSSEVLHRAGIKTGINTRLIFETFVRHKDSLIAEFVTGHGHALALENLMYSTHLRKLASSIFIALGAQGGHFATGHQNHKQVHCRSGFAPSWPPLFDQHHDGAIGISFKRSKIKASFAELFSGIAMPHDSSSERTFLSTFARVSYQPYEEVRVNISGLWQSPATGFMKFGTLAVPLNNVRQQTGSSGVAQASKIKKESVDTPLTKSPGAIAIMLDSEVDDSTKLGVWLEVQKSNSGILKWGMFLSDIPYEEVGWGLKVRGMAKGQLDLQMEAFLHFSLGSNFMLQPGVVYVTEGRTRIPAFIFQSSWCM; encoded by the exons ATAAAGGAAGTAAAGAATTTACATCAAGAAGCAATTTCTGAAATAATGAAGTTAGCCGACAAGCAGGGCAACATTGAAGACATGCTTCCCTTTAAATTTGGCAAAGGATGGCCTTCCCTAAAACGAACTACACAAGTGAAAGGAATAATTGATGTGGTtggatttttgatgtttggggaaaaTGATGTCCAACAATCATCTGAGGTTCTACATAGAGCTGGAATAAAGACAGGCATTAATACAAGGTTAATATTTGAGACATTTGTCCGGCATAAAGATTCTCTAATTGCAGAGTTTGTGACTGGGCATGGTCATGCTCTGGCGTTGGAAAATCTGATGTACTCAACGCATCTTAGAAAATTAGCATCTTCAATCTTCATTGCGTTAGGCGCACAAGGTGGTCACTTTGCCACCGGCCATCAAAATCATAAGCAG GTTCATTGTCGTAGTGGTTTTGCTCCATCTTGGCCACCTTTATTTGACCAACATCATGATGGTGCTATTGGTATATCATTTAAAAGATCAAAGATAAAAGCTTCTTTTGCTGAATTGTTTTCTGGCATTGCAATGCCACATGATTCTTCTAGTGAAAGGACTTTCTTGAGCACATTTGCAAGAGTTTCTTATCAACCATATGAGGAGGTGAGAGTAAACATTTCCGGTCTTTGGCAAAGTCCAGCAACTGGCTTTATGAAGTTTGGCACACTTGCCGTGCCACTCAACAATGTGAGACAACAAACTGGATCTAGTGGCGTTGCTCAAGCATCTAAGATTAAAAAAGAATCAGTTGACACTCCATTAACAAAGTCACCAGGAGCAATTGCAATAATGCTAGATTCAGAGGTCGACGACAGCACCAAACTAGGGGTTTGGTTGGAGGTGCAGAAGTCAAATTCAGGCATCCTAAAATGGGGGATGTTTTTATCTGATATCCCTTACGAAGAGGTAGGATGGGGTTTGAAAGTGAGAGGAATGGCCAAAGGTCAACTTGATCTCCAGATGGAAGCCTTTCTACACTTTAGTCTTGGCAGCAACTTTATGTTGCAACCGGGCGTTGTATATGTGACGGAAGGGCGTACCAGAATTCCTGCATTCATATTTCAGTCAAGCTGGTGTATGTAA